The Hippoglossus stenolepis isolate QCI-W04-F060 chromosome 12, HSTE1.2, whole genome shotgun sequence genome segment TGTGTGCAGTGAATTAAGTTTTCTTCTTACCTAACACCTCACCAGCTAAGTCTGCAGAAGGCCTGTGCTCcctcctgtctccatctgtGGTTCAGTGGGATGCGATGACTGTCTTCATGGAGTGCATGGTCACACAGATCTTCAAAAGTCTGGAAGAGGAGGTAACGGCGGCAACTACCAGcattgggggggaaaaaaacaatgaaaaaagataATGTGGATTATTTTGACCcctctttctgcctctcacTTTGTAGAAGCTGCCAATAGATCAGAgcatgaagctgctgcaggccGTGCTGGACTATGAAACCAAAGACCCGCTCATTTTGTCATGTGTGCTCACCAACGTCTCGGCCCTCTTCCCGTTTGTCCTGCACAGACCACACTTCCTGCCACAGGTCCTCTACAAGGTCAGTTGAGTCATCATTGGTCGCTgtatattatgtgtgtgtgtctactatacatgtgttgtcattgtacctacaagtgtttaaaaatgcatattATATAGTTCACTTATTATAATTACTCCTTAACCCTGACATAAGCAGGTATACACAGTTTCTGAAAAGtgggtaaacctgctaaaaaggcgattgactcATTTcccagtagaggagtttgcctttgtttttttcccctggtgAGTCATGTTCTACAGCCCAAACAtgctgacaggaaacacaacagaagaaagcACCATGGAGACCAGTGACAATGTTACAGTGGTTAGACTTTAACATCTTTTACTTCAGTCCCTCTTTCAAACAACTACAACGACTGCAGGATTTTCGCTTTCTTGCCCGGGTTGCATCATGCACGGTACGAAGAATAAAATCgctgttgcacgttgttcccaagatgtacAAAATAATTAGTACACAAACCTTCATGGCTTTTCACGAACCAATGCAGTGAAGTTTAATGCCCATCATGACGTCATTCTGGAAAAGGTGCAGCGTGGGCAAGTTCACTGGGGTTTCaagtttccatcactgccaatcggAGCTAAAGCCGATAAAAcccctgtgtctactgcagagtcatctGACCTGGGATTGTATCCATTCACAATACAGACAAAAGCTagatgttagtgtgtgttagcGGTTGGAAGACATTTAATTTCCCTCTTCTCTTGTCCCCACAGCTGTTTAAAGCCATCACATTTGAGGTCGGTCAGGACACTAAGGTGAGTCGTCctaacagagaaaaaaatcgTCATCATTCTTCATGTCAAAGaccccaaaaatatatatattcaccaACTGACATCCTCAGGCACCTCGGACCAGAGCTGTGAAGAATGTGAGGAGGCACGCCTGTTCTTCTATCATCAAAATTTGCCGGGATTACCCACAGTTCATCCTGGTAAATGCCCTTGTATCTCACAAAATATGCACCTGAAGTATGCAGTGCTAGTGAATGAGCatgattttaaatctttctccTCAATGATgatttttctccccctctccagccttgttttgacatgttttaCAATCACGTGAAGAAGCTGTTCTCCAGCGACTCCGCGCTGACTCACCTGGAGAAATCGTCACTGATGGAATCGATGGTGCTGATCAGCAACCAGTTCAAAGACTTTGCGAAGCAGAAGGCTTTTCTCGACGAGCTGATGGCGTCAGTGGTCGCAGAATGGACGTCAGATGAGATGAAACAGTGCGTGTGATTTCTCTCTAATTTCGCTCAAATTGTACGTGAAGCATTTTCATGTCATGACAAATAGCTGAATGTTAtcctttgtgtttcagtgtgctGTCTGACCCTGCTGTGTTCCTGACATTTGTTGGAGCTGATCAGACGGTGGCTGAGCAAAGTGCAGATGCAGACACATCGGGTCTTAATAGGGGGCGGGTAAGTGTATTAGTGTAcactgtgttggtgtgtgggcTCTGAGGGTGACAGGTTTTTATTCCAACAGTGAATTTTGGTCACTGGGTTATTTTCAGATGTTGTAGACAAATTGAAATCATAGTAAACTTACTTATGTTATTACTTTAAGTTTAATGCTACTTTTTTTTGCTCTTCAATGCAAAGGCTGAAAAAATCACCCCTTAAGTACAAAACAGTGCGGTTTCAAATAAATAGGACACAACGTAAACAGAGTTTCTacaatttgaaatgtatttaacatgcaCATAACTGTTATCGACTGTCTGACCAAATATCAATCAGTCCTGTGAAGTCCTACAGAATAACTTGTTAGACAGAATATGTCagtcacagattttttttcaactccCAAAAGCTCACGTTTTAAAATTCACAGCCACTGAGAGACGGCTTTAAGTTTAGTGCAGCAGTGCTTTGAGCTTAACGCTAACTGTGTGCATGCTAATACGGTGCATATATGTTGGTGTATGTTTACCGTGCCTTTTTGTTCTTCCTCTAGCTGAGCTTCTGTTTGTATGCCATGCTGGGGGTGGTGAAACGGGCGCGTTGGCCTGCAGACCTGGAGGAAGCCAAGGCTGGTGGCTTCGTCGTGGGTTACAACCCCGCTGGGGCCCCCATCTACAGGAACCCCTGCACTGCACAGTTTCAGCTCTTGCTGCCCAACCTGTTGGCTCTTATCAGGTATCCCATTATATAACCAGATCagatcatttacacacattatGGGTATGGTATGTTGTAGTGTAATGACTTTGATTTCATATTGGTGCCAAACAATTATCAATGTGTTTAACATAGTCTCTTATTTCATCCACATTACAGGACTCACAACAGTCTGTTCATGCCAGAGAACATGGCTCGTCTGAGTGAGACCTTCTCTCGGGTCCACGATGTGATGGATGCAGAGAAAAATGTGGTCCTGGGTAGGAGGAGACTTCTGTACACGCTTTTGGATACATTAAGCCATCAACTGAAAGCAAACTGTTGATAAACCTTCTCAATTTGTGCTTTCTCTCTCCAGGTCTCTCTCAGCCTCCTCTGGATATTTACGACTCTCCGGTGTACAGAAGCAATCTGGAGCGCATGCAGGGATTTTTATCCACAGTCTACGACAACTGGTGAGATTTGTTGTTATAGTTTTTTGTAGTTcttattttagtattatttataacacacatgCCGTGGCAGATTTAATTCTActtcctcttctgctctctGTACCTCTGCAGCTTCCATATCCTGGGAAATGTAGGTCTGTCCCTGCAACAGGAGTTCTACACCATTGATAGGTTGGCTGAAGAAATAGCCGGCTCTGCTTTCGTTTCCCTCGACCACGTGCCCGACCACAGACTTCGACCCATGATTCATATCCTTATTTGCTTTTGCTCCATTTCATTTACCTTCTTTATCACCACGCTTAAGCCAGTAGTTTGTTGATATATATCTATGTACAATATCTTTTTATAGACTCATTCCAGCTGATATTACTCTACATAAACAAATCTGAGTTATTGCTCCATGTCAACATTCAATTTCCTTAACAAGTGCACGGGTGTTTGTGAGGCAGTTGACGCTATCATGTCCTCAGGAGTACTACAACAGCCTactctgccccctgctgggcCCTCTGTTTGCCTACATGCAGCAGGTCAGGATCTCTCCACACTCTACACACCATGGGGCTACAACCAAACTAATACCTTTTAGTTTTGCATTAATGCATTACTGTTGCTATGTTTACATTTgctgtccacactactctggagtaTCCAAGTGACGAAAACAAAAAggttggaaacgctgctggccctgttTTTAGTTGGAAAACTCCGGGGCTGCGTGGTAGTACACACAGCGATACTTACTGATACAGAGCTAAAAGAAAGTAGATACTTGTagctttaaaatgcagtttaaaatgtgttagtgtggatgtagccttagatTCACTGCATTCACGTAGCCGcagcattttgttttgacaATGCTCATCCTTATTTCTGCTTCATATTGCAGAGACTCAACAGTAAGTGGCAGGTCATCAACCAGAGGACTTCTGTAAAGTAAGTAATGggagagtgtttgtgttgcaccTCTGGAGCCTGTGGTTAACATTGACTAATTAATTCTTTGATGGCACATCATGTCCTAGTTATAAAATGGTTATGTGGACTGAtgacctgtttgtgtttttagtggcgaggaggaggaggaggtggtgtgtCAGGAGAGCCAGGTGACCCAGGAGATGTTGGAGGAACAGCTGGTGCGGCTGCTCACCAGAGAGCTGCTGGATCTTCTCTGTAAGTTTTCATCATCTCTTGTAGCAAAACAAAATTTCCATACACGTGGTTATTGTTGTGTTACAAAGAACTTATACAGTCTGCTAAAACATCAGATAAATTCACACTGGATTTAAAGATCATTTATTACCTTACAATAATTTGTATCTAATATTTCCccaaatataaagaaatgaGTTTGAAAGTGAAAGCTGGGTTATCTGTGTGCCAGCCACTTAGTAATTGCAAGTCATTTTAATTCAATCATGTTAAAGTTGTTGTACTACAGCAATATGAAGTCCCTGACTATACTCAATGTAAAGCTCAGGGCTTATTCCTTCATACTGCTAATGTACTTTAGTGTCTGCCAGCTACACGAACTAAAACTGGTTTCAGTTGAGGAAAGTGCAAACATCAGCCCTAATTCCTAAATAAGGCTAAAACTCGCACCTTGCAGTTTATGCCGAAAGCATATAGGGGGAGTTCTTGACATCATGTTTACTCTAAAATCAACAACTCATGtaattgttaaaatgtttttgtatcgTAAACTGgatttaaattcacttcatTGTCAGATTTCTCTGAAATGAATCACAAGGTGGCGCAGAGTGTGGTTTTTGATGGTGTGTTCTCTGTGGTACTAAAAAATATGAAGTGTTGGATTTTCAGGACTCGTACACAACTGCCTGATCAGCTTTTACTGAGTTGAGTATTTATGGGGCCATAATACTTTCTCCTTCTCCCGTAGCCGTGAGCTGCATTTCCAGAAAAGTGCCTGAATCAGCAGCAAATAAGGAGGAAATAGAAGGTGAGAGTGAAATGGAATGAAGTTCGAATCAATGGATGGATTATATCAGTTTTTTACTCTCAGGACCATCTCATCAATTTGTTTGAATTGTTCGTACCTAGAGGAAGACATGATGACGGAGTCGGTGCAGATGGGGTGTCCCCAGCCCACAGAGGAGCTGACTGAGCTGGGGAAATGTCTTATGAAGCACGAGGTCAGCCTTCAGTGTTATCACATAACATTTACAGTCCCACATTGAATACTGTATGTAAACTATTCCTTTTCTTTGCCCAGAACATCTACATGTCCCTGTTGACCCTGGCCTTCACCTCACTGTCATGGAAGGACACCACCAACTGCCACCGCACTGCCTCCATGGTCTGCTGGACACTTCTGCGGCAGGTAGCCAATACTCTCACTCTTCCctttttaaacatatttgttATTAGCctcaaatcccatgaaaagatcATAGTCAATAGTTTGTTATTCTGTATGTCCATGTTCACCATGATAGAGGAGCCTCCAAAGTGTTTTAAAGCTAGTATCTGTGGATTGGATATCACTTTGTGGAGTTAAAAATACTTTGGAAAGAAGGGCTTTAAAGAAACATCTTTTAGTTGCCAGAGGGACTCTATAGCGCCTCCTGGAGATCAGAGGCTCAAAGTGGCTGAAGAGATGATAGGAGCTATCTTCCAGGATGCTCTTTGCTTTCTTCCTCGCTCTTTCAGTAAAGAGTTGGGTTAGACTATTTTGCTTTGCCATTGACACAATCCTAAACAGTCatttttttcagctttaaatttgttttaatttaaatgtaaatgtgatttgaaAAGTTTCTCTAAAAGTATCTTAAATTCTAAAATTAATCTTAAACGTTTCTTCCCTTGTTCACTGTGTCTTTAGGTCGTAGGAGGTAATCTTCTACCTGAGGCAGTCACATGGTTTTATACCAGTGTTCTTAGAGGCCTTCAGGTTCATGGGCAGCATGAAGTCTGCAACTCGACCCTCTCTCAGCTGGCAATGCTCATCTATGAAAACCTGGTGAGGATAACAGcagtcatttcttttcttctttccattTCTACTTTTTATCTCTACTTTTTGTTTGGTCTAATTTACTTCTAAGACTTACACTCTGACTCTGTGATACTCCAGGTCACCTAGGGGTGCAATTAACAATCATCCAATGAGTATGTCAATCAATTTGCCTTGAATTTTATTTACCATTGTTTTGTCTATTAACTGTCATAAAATAGTAAAACAAATGCTCAAGATAATGTCTTCAAATTGTACTTCATAGTCCTGGGGTTAAGCAGTTCTTCCATATGTGGATATTTCTAGTTTCATGGGTATAATATGTACACTTTCTGTTCATTTCTGAGAAACTGTTGGTCTGCCCCTTTCTCTTCAGCGACCTCGCTACATGGAGCTGAGAACCGTAATGACCCAGATCCCAAACATCAATTTGGAGTCTCTGGACCAGTATGATCACAGGCTCGTGGACCCCAACGCCCAGAAggctggagagaaaaagaggaaagaccaGTTCAGGAAGCTCATCGCAGGAACTGTTGGGGTAATGTCACCTTTAACCACTAGAGGACAGTGCTTCTCCATGATATCACACTGGAGACAGACATCAGAAGTGACCAGAGAGACAGGCCATAAGAGTGCAAGTCATTACTCGGCACAGTGATTCTGGCGGTGTTGTAAATCTTACATGCAGCAGCTCAACAGGAGCTGTACAGTCTAATGAGTCTAATGAAATTCTTGCTGGTGGATCTCGAATAGCTCTGTTTAACCTCCCctctttttcactctctctctctctcccctgccaACAGAAAGCTCTGTGCCAGCAGTTCAGGAAGGAGGTTCATATCCGGAATCTTCCATCGCTCTTTAAAAAGCCAAAGCCCGACAAGGATATACAGAACAGTGAGGCATTAGGCCTGGCAGCTCTCTTCTCCCCGGAGAATATCTCCCTGTAGGAACACGTAATGGTTTAAATGGACTACATGCTGACTGAAGATGGAGTTGTGTGTACAAACCAGGGGTTCCCCTCACCATCCTCCAGCTGGGGCAGCGTGGGGCAACCGAACATATCTGTCAACACTCATGTTTGTCAACCGCTCGTCTTTTATTTTTGCCCTCATTGTGCCACAACACAATATATTTCCATTGGTCGTTTGTTCAGGCAAGACTAACACAGATAATCCCTTTAAAATGTCCTTGCTCACTTCTGCTCCATTCCCTTTAACAAACCTTACAGAAGGTTGTAGGAAATATTTTGGATTACAAAAAGATATGTTTCTGTTAAATATATCCAATATTTGCTCCTCTGCAGACTCTCTGCTGAGCCACAAACTTACCTTGAAATGGGTAAAACTCTGGATTCTGTCTTTTgactttttacctttttctaTTTAAGGAGCTATATTTGCCCATTGcctagcatcacacacacactaagcacGTTATAGAAACCTTCATTTCCGAGGTTAGTGTTGGCAGATATGAAGTGTGACCATGCTGCTGCCGTCAAGACTTAAgagtcaaaaagaaaagaaaagaaaaaaatatggGACAAACCCGGgttcacatttgtttatttacgGTAAATATCCTTTGACTGGACAAGCTTGAATGCTGTTTCTGATTCTGAAGGC includes the following:
- the LOC118119382 gene encoding exportin-5; this encodes MADPVAAVCEQLVKAVNVMMDAETSQIYRLEALKFYEEFKETNSFCVPCGLQLADKAQPAVVRHFGLQILEHVIKFRWNNMQQQEKVQLKECAMQLLSNGTHSILEEESHIKDVLSRITVEMIKREWPQHWPDMLKEMEALTSQGEAQTELVMLILLRLAEDVITFQALPAQRRRDIQQTLTQNMENIFSFMMAILQLNVEDYRRLKGLPGHELKARAHCRVAVATLNTLAGYIDWVSLVYITSGNCHLLEMLCLLLSEPELQLEAAECLLIAISRKGKLEDRKPFMLLFDDVAIHYILSAAQSADGLAICKKSPESQAVEVVERRYIFLKRLCQVLCALGGQLCPLVGSDVEVEIPTNLSKYMEALLSFTTHSSQFLKSSTLATWGALFRHETISKDAVVKEMAVKYLKASMTNLVKAGFPSRDNSPSCEYSRVDFDSDEDFNSFFNSFRAQQGEVVRCASRVVPLEAFQIAAEWLQYQIASPIDIGDTTSKSAEGLCSLLSPSVVQWDAMTVFMECMVTQIFKSLEEEKLPIDQSMKLLQAVLDYETKDPLILSCVLTNVSALFPFVLHRPHFLPQVLYKLFKAITFEVGQDTKAPRTRAVKNVRRHACSSIIKICRDYPQFILPCFDMFYNHVKKLFSSDSALTHLEKSSLMESMVLISNQFKDFAKQKAFLDELMASVVAEWTSDEMKHVLSDPAVFLTFVGADQTVAEQSADADTSGLNRGRLSFCLYAMLGVVKRARWPADLEEAKAGGFVVGYNPAGAPIYRNPCTAQFQLLLPNLLALIRTHNSLFMPENMARLSETFSRVHDVMDAEKNVVLGLSQPPLDIYDSPVYRSNLERMQGFLSTVYDNCFHILGNVGLSLQQEFYTIDRLAEEIAGSAFVSLDHVPDHRLRPMIRVFVRQLTLSCPQEYYNSLLCPLLGPLFAYMQQRLNSKWQVINQRTSVNGEEEEEVVCQESQVTQEMLEEQLVRLLTRELLDLLSVSCISRKVPESAANKEEIEEEDMMTESVQMGCPQPTEELTELGKCLMKHENIYMSLLTLAFTSLSWKDTTNCHRTASMVCWTLLRQVVGGNLLPEAVTWFYTSVLRGLQVHGQHEVCNSTLSQLAMLIYENLRPRYMELRTVMTQIPNINLESLDQYDHRLVDPNAQKAGEKKRKDQFRKLIAGTVGKALCQQFRKEVHIRNLPSLFKKPKPDKDIQNSEALGLAALFSPENISL